The genomic segment CTCATTAGAGGCACATGTTGACATTTTCTCAGACCAGGAACTGTATACATTCCTTAATGATAATTCCGGTGAACTCGTGTCATTCTTCATAGTCTCTTCAGTAACTACTCATTCCAGTTCACCACCTCCGGATATATATCAAAGCAGTGAGATTAATGGATTGTCTATCCGAATTTCGCGGGCAGGGGGTAGTAAGTGCAGCCGCTGCTGGAACTATAGCGAAACGGTCGGACAGGACACAGAACATCCGGCAGTTTGCAGCCGCTGTGCAGAAGCATTAAGGTCATGAATAAATACTTGCTATTGACACTGGTTGCCGGCGGGGTTACTATTATAGATCAGTTATCCAAGTATGCAGTACAACATATGCTGACCCTTCACGATCCGATGGAGGTAATAGCTGGGTTCTTTAATATCACTTACATATTCAATCCAGGGGCGGCATTTGGACTTTTCGGCAATATTAGTGAAACAGCAAGAATGATCATACTGGTTGGAATTTCGTTAATTGCATTTGCAATCCTTTTTTACATATACATAAAGATCAGGGAAAGGGATAATCTAATCCTGGTACCTATTGCCTTGATAATCGGGGGCGCATTAGGTAATCTCATTGACCGGATTAGATTTCAGATGGTGGTAGATTTCCTTGATTTTTACTGGGGACATTTCCACTGGCCTGCTTTCAATATAGCAGACGCAGCTATAACAGTGGGAACGTTAATACTGGTTATTACCATACTATTTACGAAGAAAAGACACATATTAAATGTCTGATTAGATCCGGCCAGTATGGTCAGCACTAATTGCGGGATGAAACCCGCGTTATGATAGTTAATATGACTTTTTTAATTACTGACACTAGTTCGGTGGAATGTTCTGGATGTCATGGAGGCTGTACTTACAAATGAATAAGGCATGGGAAAGATTATTCAGCAAAGCAATAATGACTCTTGAAGAAGGGAACTGGCTCCGGGCCGTACAGTATCTCAAGAGGTCATGTGAACTTTACCCCGATCAGGTAGATGCCCATTGTGAGCTTGCTGATATATATTTACAACTTGGACATCTTGATGCTGCGCATGAGGTTGTACAACAGGCGCTGGCGGTTGATCCGTTAGATGCATCCTGCAATTTTCTTCTTGGCAATATCTACCTGGCACAGGGAAGACTGAGAGATGCACTTAAGATATATCTTTATCTGGAAAAGATGACTGATGAACCTACCCCTGAACTCCTTTTTAACATTGCCAGTGCCTTTGATAAAAAAGGAGACAAAAAAAAGGCCCTTAATTACTCAATTTATGCTACTGAGGAGGATCCTTCTTATATAGAGGCGTATGAGCTTACAGGCAGGCTTTTTTTTGAGATGGGGGAATTGCCTGAGGCAAAAAGCGCTTATCAGGAAATACTGACGATTGAGAGAAACAATGCAAATGCCCGCCAGATGTTATATGTTATTTATACCAGAGAGAACCGGATCTCAGAAATAAAATAGGTATCATGCCGATTGTAAAGATACTCAAGGTATCTCCTTACAGTGACTCCAAACGGATAGACCAGTACATAACAAATCTGTTACCGTTCTCACGAACTGCAATCCAGAAGTTGTTAAAATTAAATCTTATCACGGTTAATAGTGAAACCGTTAAGACAAACTATAAGGTTCGTCCGGACGATGAAATCAGGATTGAAATTCCGGGACCGACCCCCCTGCCTTTGCAGCCTGAGGATATATCAATAGATATCGTGTACGAGGATGAACATCTATTAATAGTCAATAAACCATCTGGCATGGTTGTGCATCCTTCCCCCGGTCATTACAGCGGTACACTTGTCCATGCCCTTCTTCATCACTGTAAAGATTTAACTGGAATAGGCGGTCGTGAGCGGCCAGGTATTGTTCACAGGCTGGATAAAGACACATCCGGTGTTCTTGTTATTGCTAAGAGCGACCCTGTCCACCGTCATTTATCAAATCAGTTCAAACAACGCACGGTCTTAAAGGTTTATATAGCATTGGTTCACGGTGTAATGAAGAAAAACCGGGGAGAGATTGACCTTCCCATTGGCAGAGATACCAGGGACAGAAAGAAGTTCTCTTCACGGACAGTGAATCCTAAACATGCAAAGACCTTTTTCAGGGTATTAAAGCGATTTAAGAATGCAACACTTTTAGAGCTGAAACCCGAGACAGGAAGGACACATCAGTTGAGGGTTCACCTGTCCCACCTTCACCACCCTGTTGCTGGTGATAGTTTTTACGGGGGAAGGGGCTATTCAAATATAGGCAGCGTGAAGATAGACAGGCTAATGCTGCATGCGATGAAACTCGGATTTATCCACCCTGTTACAGAGAAATACATGGAATTTGAACCTCCTCTTCCTGCCGGGATGAAGGACATCATAGAGTGCTTTAACGGACAAAATCAGTAATATTATTGTAAAATAAATTATTGACAACAGAATTTCATAAATGGTAGTATTCTTTTCACGAGTCTCATATTATTAAGAAAGGAGTAAGATGTATGGCGCTGCTTATTAACGAAGAATGTATTGCCTGTGCTGCTTGTTTGCCTGAGTGTCCTAATGAGGCAATAAGTGAAGGGGATATTTATATAATAGACCCGGACAAATGTACCGAATGCGTTGGACATTATGATGAACCTCAATGCGTTGCGGTATGCCCGGTTGACAACTGTATTGTAGCGGACCCAGATCATAAGGAATCAAAGGATGATCTTCAGGCCAAGTACGAAAGACTAACGGGTTCCAAATAACATATACTTTTAATTAACTGGCGGGATAAGAATATCCCGCCAGTTAACTTTCCGGAATAGACACTGACAAGCCTTCATACTGATTGATATCCAGACCTAGAACAGCCGGGTTTAATTCACTAACTATTGAATATATATAGTTTCCATCAGCGTCTTTTTCTGCAGCCAGGTCAACAACTGTTGACTCTTGCTTTTTCTTATTGCTGTCCAGAAGTATTCTAACCTTGGGACGTAACAATTCTTTTTGATTTACAGAAACAACGACACCGCATTGTCCTGTATTTAGTTCCACCAAAGAGTTTAACGGGTATATGCCTATACACTTTACAAAGTTTTCTATCAGTTCCATAACAAAGAGAGTATCTCCCCATTCATACAATCTCTTTATAGTTGCATGACAGGTTGACGCATTATGATAGACCCTTTCATATGTCAGGGCATCATAAACATCACATATGCTTGCAATTTGTCCTTCA from the Nitrospirota bacterium genome contains:
- the lspA gene encoding signal peptidase II, with translation MNKYLLLTLVAGGVTIIDQLSKYAVQHMLTLHDPMEVIAGFFNITYIFNPGAAFGLFGNISETARMIILVGISLIAFAILFYIYIKIRERDNLILVPIALIIGGALGNLIDRIRFQMVVDFLDFYWGHFHWPAFNIADAAITVGTLILVITILFTKKRHILNV
- a CDS encoding tetratricopeptide repeat protein; translation: MNKAWERLFSKAIMTLEEGNWLRAVQYLKRSCELYPDQVDAHCELADIYLQLGHLDAAHEVVQQALAVDPLDASCNFLLGNIYLAQGRLRDALKIYLYLEKMTDEPTPELLFNIASAFDKKGDKKKALNYSIYATEEDPSYIEAYELTGRLFFEMGELPEAKSAYQEILTIERNNANARQMLYVIYTRENRISEIK
- a CDS encoding RluA family pseudouridine synthase; this translates as MPIVKILKVSPYSDSKRIDQYITNLLPFSRTAIQKLLKLNLITVNSETVKTNYKVRPDDEIRIEIPGPTPLPLQPEDISIDIVYEDEHLLIVNKPSGMVVHPSPGHYSGTLVHALLHHCKDLTGIGGRERPGIVHRLDKDTSGVLVIAKSDPVHRHLSNQFKQRTVLKVYIALVHGVMKKNRGEIDLPIGRDTRDRKKFSSRTVNPKHAKTFFRVLKRFKNATLLELKPETGRTHQLRVHLSHLHHPVAGDSFYGGRGYSNIGSVKIDRLMLHAMKLGFIHPVTEKYMEFEPPLPAGMKDIIECFNGQNQ
- a CDS encoding YfhL family 4Fe-4S dicluster ferredoxin, with protein sequence MALLINEECIACAACLPECPNEAISEGDIYIIDPDKCTECVGHYDEPQCVAVCPVDNCIVADPDHKESKDDLQAKYERLTGSK